The stretch of DNA attttttatccaTCATTTGGACAGCATCATCATGTCATGTCTTCATATCTAGTGTGATCTCTGCTAACAGAAAAACACCTGGTTTTTGTGAGTAAATGCATAAAACTGTCGATGTGAATATAAATCCATATTTTTGTGAGTAAATCTCAATCTCCGAATGCTCCAACCAAACTCTTTTCACATTTTGAATTTGATTACAAGCACATTTTAATAACTGTATTTACAATGTTGATTCCAACACAGACTACTGCTAGTGCCCTATTACTAAACTGATCAGCTTCAGTAGTTCCAGAAGACTTGGTTTCTCCTGTGCTGCTTCCTGAGGTAGACGCCGAGCAGCTTGTAGTACGTCCACCGCCGCTTCTCGCCGGTGGCCTCCAGCAGCGCCTCGGAGCTGGCGTGGAAGCCGCCCTTGCCGAACGCCTCGAAGATGATGCCGTCCGTGGCCACGACGGCCTCGGCGTTGCTGTCGAACCGGTCGAATGCGAACGTGAGGTTACGCGCGAGCCGGCGCTCCAGGTACGCGTTGACGAAGCAGCCGTGCGTGACAAGGTTCGGCGCGACGACGTCGCGGCGCATGTGGTCGACGAAGCAGGggagggcggggcggcgccCCCAACGCGCGGCCCCCGCGCAGGCTCCCACGCGAGGGAACGCCCCCACATAGGCCCACGCAGAGGCCGGGCAGGCCCTGCGGCGAGGCGAATCCGGAGGCCGCGCAGGCCCCCACGCACGTGCCCCCCAACGCGCGGCCCACCCCGCGGCGAGGCGAATCcggaagagaggggaggggaggggccggcggcctgaccggcggtggcggcgtgggaTGGGGGGCGGCGGCCTAGGATGTGAAGGTGGTGCGCGTGAGATGTGTGGATGTGGTGCCCGTGAGAAGAGTTGGGAGGATAGGGTTTGATGTAAGGGTAAAATGGTTATTTTACTataggcccacatgtcagagcccTAGCTCTGTTAACTTCTAACAGATGTTGGATGGAATGGTATAGACGTCAAACAAAAAAACGCGATAATATAGAGGTGTCACCAAACTTTTTATAATTGTATACATATAAAACCCTCGTTTGGTTCCTCCCATCCACTTATTCCATTCCAACCGACCAAGCCGTGTTTGCTTTCCATCTTCGTCCTCCCTTCCGTTGCCAGCGGGAGCTGTTGCCAGTTGCCAACTTGCCACCCGTGTCGTCGTCTCCGTCGGCCGGCGAAACCCTAGCTAGCGGGCCGAGCGAGGGAGGCCAGCGGCGATGTGGGGGTACCGGAAGGCGCCGGACCTCGAGGCCGGCGGGTCGGAGCTGCTGTACCCGGGGATGACGGAGAGCCCCGACCTGCGGTGGGCATTCGTCCGCAAGATCTACGTCATCCTCGCCGTCCAGCTCGCCATGACGGCCGTCGTCTCCGGCTTCGTCGTCAAGGTGCCCACCATCTCCGAGTTCTTCGTCTCCTCCAACGCCGGGATCGCGCTCTACATCTTCCTCATCATCCTGCCCTTCATCGGTAAGCCCACAGCTCCCTCCCATTTtttggggatttttttttgcgtgAACTGAAATTGGTGCGCAATCTTGATGTGTTTGGGTCTGATTTGTTTGCTCGCAGTGCTGTGCCCTCTGCACTACTACCACCAGAAGCATCCGGTCAATCTGCTGCTGCTCGGCCTCTTTACCGTCGCCATCAGCTTCGCCGTCGGCATGACATGCGCTTTCACCAGCGGTAATTTCTTCATTTGTTACTTGCTCTAAAATCGTTAGGTGTGACAAGCTGACAGCGTGAATGAATTTAAACCGTTGGTCTAGTTGAGTCTCTCCAATTGGTAATTGTGGCGATTGGTGATTCTAGCAAATGGGAGTTTCTATTTGTATTACCATACTAGATGTCATCCCATTCATAGAACCATATTTAGATTACAGGTTCATATGTCTGTGTGTATTGTGTCTGCTTCGCAGTAAGCTTAGCATATGCTTTAGATCAGCCCACACCAATTGTGAACAAACATGATGCTAGTTGCCCCTGTCCATTATAAACTTTAGGTGTTAGCTTCTCTCTGATGTTCCCATCCAACACACAGGCATTTGGTATGCTGCCCCGTCTATGGGTTCAATTATTTCTTCTTGTTGAGACCTTGTTGAAAGGTTGTCCAGTAGTGGAAACCTTTattcttttctccttttgtgACCAGGAAACCAATGAGTGAAAATCTTCGTCAGGTTTCTCTCTTTTACAGGTTTATATTGTTTGAACTCACATGCTCCTGTAGAAGTTGGTATTCTGCTAATTTTTTGTATTAGAGATACAGATACATACCCTATTTTTGTTTCTATATTTATAATCTTTAATTATGGCCATAATAGTGAAACTCTATGGGGCCATTGTTATGAACTTTCGAACTTTTTGATGGTACAAATATGTCTAGAAACTAGCTTAGATGAATCGCATGGAACTATTATGTACATAGGTTGTAGGTATAATTATATAAGGTCCTGAACTTTGAAGGGCCCTATGACATACATACTGCAGAGCTATTACAATGGATCAGTGCCTTTTGTGTGAAGTTACTTCATCTACTGGCTGGATTGCTGCCATGTGTGATTGCAATTTGCTTTGCTGATGTCCTCATTGtgagcatgttttggtgttaATATCaacttgcattttttttctataagtAATTGATTTTGGTGTGTTATGCGTACAGGAAAAGTCATTTTGGAGGCTGCAATTCTTACAGCAGTGGTGGTGGTCAGCTTAACTGCTTACACTTTCTGGGCTGCAAAGAGGGGCCATGATTTCAATTTCCTTGGTCCCTTCCTGTTCGCCGCTCTTATGGTGCTCATGGTGTTTTCATTAATCCAGGTTGGATTGCTGTGCCTTGATTGCCATAAAGCACTGTTTATTGTGCTATTTTTCTGGGAATATGAATGAATCATCTAATTACTAATTTTCTTATGCTGATTTACACATGATACTAATAGAGATTTTGCCGCGCAGATCTTTTTCCCACTGGGCAAGATCTCTGTGATGATATATGGTGGACTGGCGTCACTTATCTTCTGTGGCTACATCATCTATGACACAGACAATATCATCAAGCGCTACACATACGATGAATACATATGGGCTGCAGTTTCACTCTACCTCGACGTCATCAACCTGTTCCTGTC from Panicum virgatum strain AP13 chromosome 9K, P.virgatum_v5, whole genome shotgun sequence encodes:
- the LOC120649472 gene encoding protein LIFEGUARD 2-like yields the protein MWGYRKAPDLEAGGSELLYPGMTESPDLRWAFVRKIYVILAVQLAMTAVVSGFVVKVPTISEFFVSSNAGIALYIFLIILPFIVLCPLHYYHQKHPVNLLLLGLFTVAISFAVGMTCAFTSGKVILEAAILTAVVVVSLTAYTFWAAKRGHDFNFLGPFLFAALMVLMVFSLIQIFFPLGKISVMIYGGLASLIFCGYIIYDTDNIIKRYTYDEYIWAAVSLYLDVINLFLSLLQLLRAADS